CCGTCCTGGATGGATCGGTCAAGGGCGCGTGGGATCCGCGAACCAGGACCTGGAGGCGATCCCGGTGAAGGTCAGCGAGCGGCGATATCGGGAGATGGTGGAAGCAGCCGCCGTCGACGCTTACAACGAGTCCGAGTTGATCACCGTGTGGTACACCGTGATCGAGGAAAAATTGGCAGTCCCCTTCGAAGCCTCCGTTCTCGGAGTTGCAGTCCGCGTCGACAAGGTGGAGCTGACCGATAACGAGCAGATCGTGGTCCGGTGCCGTCGCGGCCGGCGCCAACGGCTGGTTCCGATCCTCGATCTTCTGAGGCCGACGCCCCGTCCGGCTGGCTCCGATTGCATCGACGCTTTTTGCCGCTGGGTTAAATCTGGATCGTTGGGATGAGGCGGCGGCCGGCACCGACGACGCACCAATGGGTGTTCAAAGCACGGTTCCGACGCGGTGCCTTCGGATGGCGATCGGCGCCGGCGGTGCAACGCGTCCGCGAGGCCGTCTCCGAGATAAGGAGCGTCGCCCGCAAAGATCCGATCCTCGCTGCGGAAGGAGCGATCGCATTCCTCGAGCGAGTATCGCCGGCGCTCGAGAGCGTCGACAGCTCCTCGGGGTCGATTGGCACCGCCGTCAACAATGCGATCGACAAGTTGGTCCCGATCATCGCGGCCGCCCCGGCCGATCCCAGGATCCGGTCCAAGTGGTTGGACCGCCTGTGGGAGTCGCACGAGGCGGACCAGATCCCCTACATCGAGCAGCTCGGCGAGTATTGGGGCGACTTGTGCGGGTCAAAGGAGGTGGCCTCGGAATGGGCCGATCAGCTGATCGGTACCACCCGCCTCGCCCTGAGTCCGGATCGGACCGTGCGCGGATTCTTCCACGGCTCCACCGCCTGCCTCAGCGCGCTGTTCGCTGCGGGGAGATATGGCGACATCCTCGATCTGCTGAAAGACGAAACCTTCTGGCCGTACAAGCGCTGGGCGGTCGAAGCGATGGCCGCGATGGGTGATGTTGAGAATGCGCTCGAGCTGGCCGACGCAAGCCGAGGGCCTTGGACCAACGACCACGACGTAGACCAGATCTGCGAGTCCATTCTTCTCGCGCAGGGCCGGGTCGATGACGCCTACCGGGACTACGGGCTCCGCGCGCATCGGGCGACCACGTTCCTGGCCACCCTCGATGCCGTGTGCCGTGCCTATCCCGACAAGCCGCGTCACGAGGTCCTGGCCGACCTCGTCGCGAGCACGCCCGGGGAGGAGGGCAAGTGGTTCGCGGCCGCCAAGGACGCCGGGCTTTACGACGAGGCGCTCGCCCTTGCCACCCGATCACCGTGCGACCCGAAAACGCTGACCCGTGCCGCGCGAGACTTCGCCAAGAAGAACCCGGCCTTTGCGCTGGGCGCCGGCACGCTGGCGATGCACTGGCTGATCGAAGGCTACGGTTACGAGATCACCTCCGCTGATGTTTGGGCTGCCCACTCGCGCACCCTCGAAGCCGCCGGCGCCCTTGGTCGAGTCGACGAGGTTCGGGCCCAGATCCGGGCAATGGTGGCGGCGGAAGGTCCAGGCACGGACGGTTTCGTCACCAAGACAATCGGACGGGAGCTGGGTCTGTGATCGAGCGGGCCTACATCCACGTGGGCGGCCCCGCCGGCACCGGCAAGACCACCTTCGTCGAGGCGGTGCTGGAGGCGTGTGACGAGCCGATCCTCGCTGCGCGTTGCGTGCGCAACGATTCGCTGAGGACGTCGTGGGAGACCAATCCGCAGCGGCACCCCGAGCTCCGGCGGTATCGCGAAGCCGGCGCCAGCGGCGTACGGCGCGCGCCGCCTGACGGGGTGACGAGTCGGTTGTTATGGGAAAGCACCGCAACAGACAGAACGCGTCACCCCGCTTTCGCGCGCTCCGCTTCGCTTCGAAGCCTGGCTTCTCCGGCTCAAGACGCGCCTCGGCGGGTGAGCAGGAATGATCGCCCGAGTGTGAGCGATAGCACGCTGACCAGGATCCCCGCGTAGATCGGGGCGACGTGCCAGAAATCCGTGTACGCCAAGGCGAGATGGACGCCCAGCGCGGCGCCGAATCCGCTTGTTGCGGAGGCCGCCAGGCCCCACCACACCCAAGCCTGACCGCGTTGCCAGCCCCAAGCCGCCATGAGCAGGACCGCGACTCCAGCCGACATGAGTGCACCACCAAAGCCCGCACGGTCATGAGCAATAAAGGAAAGGAGCCGGTTATTCGCTTCGTTGAGCGCCTGCGCTGTGGTGCTCATATAGGTCAGGTCTGTAGGTACGAACACAGAAGTCAGCCCCACATAGGAGATGGTCAGCCCACCGACTATCAACCCGAAGCCGGCGCCGACCATCAGCAGTTGGCCGACCAAGGCTCGATGCCATTCGCCGGTCGGTCCTTCGCTGATCGGGTCTGGGAGTTGAGGTCGCGGTCTCTTCCAGACAGCAATAACGAAGAGCGGAAAGAGCATTGCGGCCAGCGCGACGTGGATGGGCTCAACGTACCGGTACGCAACGAAGTAGAGAAGGGTTGGAAAGCCGACCAAGCCCGAGGCCAAAAGCGCGTCGCGGGCCCAGGCGAGCCCTCGCCGAATTCCGCACCACGACAGGCAGCCGTAGAGGAGGCCGATGGCGATCATCGTCCCCGCCAGCGTTATGCGGTCATGCTGCAGGAAATGGATCAGCCTGGGGTTGATGGCCGCAAGGCCGTGCGCATCAACCCCCAGAAACGTCGAGTCATAAGGCAGCAACACGGGCCCCAACGACTCCAGTGCGGCTCCCACGCCTCCGAAAATCATTCCGAGTCCCAGAGCGAGCCCAGCGATCCAGGCTGTCGATCCGCGTTCAATGGGACGCGGTGCCGCGGTTCTGGCCAGAAGCTCTGTCGTGGCTCGAGAGAACCAGCCGGGTCCGGCCTCGATCAATGCTTTGGTCGTCGCCAGAACAGCATCCGCGCCTGAGGACACCAGGTCGGCGACCTCGCCCGGCGACGCCTCAGACGTCGCCGCGATGACCGTGCGGCCGGGCGCGTGAGCGCGCTCAACATCCTGGGGTGTTGATTCACGAAGCACCACCCCGATGCCGGCAGGAATCAGCGCCAACTGACTACCTGCAACGCCGGCGAGGAGGGGCACCGACGAAATCGCCGCTGCTTGGTCCAGCACATCAAGATCAGGCGGGCCTGACACGTCGCACACGAGCATGGCTGCCTCGGTCGTGACTTGGCGGACGAGCTCAACGGCATCGGCCGCTCGGAGCCGCAAGGCTACCGGCACCATCGCCGACCTGAGGGCTGTGGCCAATTCCTGGAACGAAGCTGTGCTGACAGGACCAATTTCGACAAGCCCCGCGCCGAGCGCCGGGAATGCCGCCAGGGCGGCTGGTGCGACCGAGACTCCGATCGACGCTCCCATTCTTGCTGGACAGTTCGCACCAGCGACCGCCCACGCCGCTTCCTTAGGCGGGCTGGTTCGACCCACGCCCGCGACCAATCGTGGCCCTGCCGGAAGGTGTGCAAGGAACGCCAGCACCCGCATCGCCAGCCGCCTCGAGCCGTCCCAGCCGAAGAGGGCCCCCATCGGTTCGCGGAGCGGGTGATAAGTCCAGTCCGGCACGGGGTCATCCTGGCATGGCGAGGCTCAGGACACATCCCCTCTGTGAAGTCGAATCTGGTGTCCTGACGAGCCTCATGGCGCGGGTTCAAGCCCCGCTGGGCATCTTGCGCCACCCACTTTGTATAGACTAGATGGGTGGACGATCGGACCTCGTCTGGCGGATGGCTGGTAGACATGCCTCGCGTGCACGGATTGGAGAGCGAACGTCACTGTCGTCGATCCACATCCAGGCGAATCATCCGGAGGGTCAGCAGATGAAGACCAAGGCAGCCAGGGAACCGTTCTACGGCCCGTTCGACGAATTGAGTGACGAGGAATTCGAGCGGGAGGTTCTCGACTCTCTTGATCAAGCGACGACCAAGATCTCGATTCGGGTTCCAAACGATCTACTCGACCGCACGAAACAGGCCGCACAGCAACGCGGAGTCCCATACCAGTCGCTGATGAAGGCCTTGATTGACCGAGGCGTCCGCCGGCTTGAGCGCGCAGGCTCTGGCGCCCACCGGCCCAAGGACTGACTTTGACCGATGGGGAAGGAAGCCTCATGAGAGCGGTTGTCTTCGACAGCTACGGTCCGCCGGAGGTGCTGCGACTCGAAGACGTCGATCGGCCGGCCCCGAAGGCGGACGAGGTGCTCGTCAAGGTTCACGCCACGACGGTCAACCGGTCGGACTGTGGGTGGCGGGGAGCCAAACCATTCATCAGCCGCTTCTTCTCGGGCCTCCGGCGGCCGAAGCAGCGGATCCTCGGCAGCGAACTGGCCGGAGAGGTCGAAGCGGTTGGCGCGGCGGTCAGCGAGTTCGCGGTCGGCGACCACGTCTTCGGCATCAGCGCGTGGAAGTTCGGGGCGCACGCGGAGTTCATCTGCATGCGGGAGAGCGCCCCGCTGGCGCACATGCCGGCCGGTATGAGTTTTGAGGAGGCTGCGGCGGTCTGCGACGGAGCGATCATGGCGCTGATGGGCCTGAGACCGGCAGGCCTCCAACCCGGGCACGCGATCCTCATCTACGGCGCCTCCGGATCCATCGGCACCGCGGGGGTGCAGCTGGCAAGGTACTTCGGCGCGGCCGTCGATGCGGTGTGCAGCACCAAGAACCTCGAGCTCGTGCGATCTCTCGGAGCCGCCAGGGTGATCGACTACACGCGGGAAGACTTCACCAAGAACGGCGAGCGGTACGACGTCATCTTCGACGCGGTCGGCAAGCTCTCGTTCAGCCGGTGCAGGGGCTCACTGAAGCGGGGCGGCATCTACCTGGCCACCGACGGGCTCCGGAACCTCATCTTGGCGCCCCTGACCTCGCGGATCGGGGACAAGAGGGTGCTGTTCCCGATCCCACCTCGATACACGAAGAAGGACGTCCGCTTCCTCAAAGAGCTCATCGAGGCCGGGAGATATCGGGCGGTCATCGACCGGTCCTACCCGTTGGAGGACGTAGTCGAGGCCACCCGCTACGTGGAAACGGAGCAGAAGACCGGGAACGTCGTCCTGACGATCAACGCAAGCCGAGCCCGTTAAGAGCGATCGTCGCCGTCGACCGAGCCATTCAGGGCTGCGCTGATCGACAGAGGGCCACCATCGCTGGGCCTCGAGGATGTGGGGCGGCAACCTCCGCGAGCTTCGGCTCGAGAACCAGGATCTGGCGGCCCTCGAACAGGATGGCCCCCTGCTCGGCGAGCTGGCCGAGGCAGACGGTGACCGTCTCCCGGCGCAGACCCAGCATGTCGGCCAGGGCCTGGTGGGTCAGGCGGCTGGGTAGCTGCAGCACTTCCCCCTTGGCCCGCCCGATGGCGTGGGCCAGGGTGAGGAGGTGGCTCGCGAGGCGCTGCAGGGGGTGCCGAAGCGTCATCGCCTCGATCTGCTTCTCCCTCCGCTCCAGGCGGCGGGTGAGCAGGCCGGTGAGGTTGAGCGCGATCCTCGGTTCGGCCTGCGCCAGGCGCTCCAGCTCGAAGCGCGACACCGAAGCCAGCACACTCGTCACCGTGGCCTCGCTGTAATGGCCGCGTTCACCGCAAAGTGACAGCTCACCGTCAAAGCTGCCGGCCGGGATGATCTCCACCACCACCCGGCGGCCGTCTGGAGCGAAGCGATACGCCTGCAGCCGTCCGGAGAGGACCAGCTGAAGCCGCCCGGCCAGGTCCTCCGGCGCCACC
Above is a window of bacterium DNA encoding:
- a CDS encoding NAD(P)-dependent alcohol dehydrogenase translates to MRAVVFDSYGPPEVLRLEDVDRPAPKADEVLVKVHATTVNRSDCGWRGAKPFISRFFSGLRRPKQRILGSELAGEVEAVGAAVSEFAVGDHVFGISAWKFGAHAEFICMRESAPLAHMPAGMSFEEAAAVCDGAIMALMGLRPAGLQPGHAILIYGASGSIGTAGVQLARYFGAAVDAVCSTKNLELVRSLGAARVIDYTREDFTKNGERYDVIFDAVGKLSFSRCRGSLKRGGIYLATDGLRNLILAPLTSRIGDKRVLFPIPPRYTKKDVRFLKELIEAGRYRAVIDRSYPLEDVVEATRYVETEQKTGNVVLTINASRAR
- a CDS encoding Crp/Fnr family transcriptional regulator; translated protein: MVGVMERAGILRHSQSLLARHPLWNGVDSERVLALTAPVRIWMAERGKLVVAPEDLAGRLQLVLSGRLQAYRFAPDGRRVVVEIIPAGSFDGELSLCGERGHYSEATVTSVLASVSRFELERLAQAEPRIALNLTGLLTRRLERREKQIEAMTLRHPLQRLASHLLTLAHAIGRAKGEVLQLPSRLTHQALADMLGLRRETVTVCLGQLAEQGAILFEGRQILVLEPKLAEVAAPHPRGPAMVALCRSAQP